From a region of the Gossypium raimondii isolate GPD5lz chromosome 10, ASM2569854v1, whole genome shotgun sequence genome:
- the LOC105778065 gene encoding 3-ketoacyl-CoA synthase 11, translating into MAEESKQRRNVEPVKVQTASSSEERRSNNNLPNFLLSVRLKYVKLGYHYVISNAMYLMLVPLLGIASVHLSTLTILDFVRLWDQLKFNLVSVTLCSGLLVFLATLYFMSRPRKVYLVNFACYKPEADSICTREIFMERSGLTGSFTGENLAFQKKILERSGLGQKTYLPEAVMRVPPNPCMAEARKEAETVMFGAIDELLDKTGVKAKDIRILVVNCSLFNPTPSLSAVVVNRYKFRGNILSYNLGGMGCSAGLISIDLAKQLLRVHPNSYALVVSMENITLNWYFGNDRSMLVSNCLFRMGGVAILLSNRSSDRHRSKYQLIHTVRTHKGADDKCYNCVFQREDDTKRIGISLSKDLMAVAGEALKTNITTLGPLVLPMSEQLLFFVTLVARKVLKMKIKPYIPDFKLAFEHFCIHAGGRAVLDELEKNLDLTDWHMEPSRMTLYRFGNTSSSSLWYELAYSEAKGRIRRGDRTWQIAFGSGFKCNSAVWKALKTINPAKEKSPWIDEIDEFPVHVPGVANIASSYKS; encoded by the exons atggcagAAGAGAGTAAGCAAAGAAGGAATGTTGAGCCCGTAAAGGTTCAAACAGCTTCATCATCAGAAGAAAGAAGATCAAACAACAATCTCCCAAACTTTCTTCTTTCAGTAAGGCTAAAATATGTGAAGCTTGGCTACCATTACGTTATCTCTAACGCTATGTATTTGATGTTGGTGCCTCTCCTAGGCATTGCTTCAGTTCATCTTTCCACACTTACTATCCTAGATTTTGTTCGACTATGGGACCAACTCAAGTTCAATCTCGTTTCAGTAACCCTATGTTCCGGTCTTTTAGTTTTCTTGGCCACACTTTACTTCATGAGCCGGCCAAGGAAAGTTTACTTAGTGAATTTCGCTTGTTACAAGCCTGAAGCTGATAGTATTTGCACCAGGGAAATCTTCATGGAGAGATCTGGTCTCACTGGTAGCTTCACCGGAGAGAACTTAGCCTTTCAGAAGAAAATCCTGGAGAGGTCTGGGTTGGGACAAAAGACATACTTGCCTGAGGCAGTGATGCGTGTCCCACCCAACCCTTGCATGGCGGAAGCCAGGAAGGAGGCCGAGACAGTGATGTTTGGAGCTATTGATGAACTCTTGGACAAAACTGGTGTTAAGGCAAAGGATATAAGGATCCTTGTGGTGAATTGTAGCTTGTTCAATCCTACACCATCTCTTTCTGCCGTGGTTGTCAACAGATACAAGTTTAGGGGAAACATTTTGAGTTATAATCTTGGTGGAATGGGGTGCAGTGCTGGGCTCATTTCTATAGACCTTGCTAAACAGCTGCTGCGG GTGCACCCCAACTCTTATGCCTTAGTGGTAAGCATGGAGAACATTACTCTCAACTGGTACTTTGGCAACGACCGATCTATGCTCGTCTCAAATTGCCTCTTCCGCATGGGCGGTGTCGCAATCCTTCTCTCCAACCGCTCATCTGATCGCCACCGCTCCAAATACCAACTCATTCACACCGTACGCACGCACAAAGGTGCCGATGACAAATGCTACAACTGCGTCTTCCAACGTGAGGATGACACCAAAAGAATCGGCATTTCCCTCTCGAAAGACCTCATGGCTGTCGCCGGAGAAGCCCTTAAAACCAACATCACCACTCTGGGGCCACTAGTTCTTCCCATGTCGGAGCAACTCTTGTTTTTCGTCACGTTAGTGGCAAGGAAAGTGTTGAAGATGAAGATCAAACCCTACATCCCAGATTTCAAGTTGGCATTCGAacatttttgcattcatgcaggTGGGAGAGCCGTGCTAGATGAGCTTGAAAAAAACCTTGACCTTACAGATTGGCACATGGAGCCATCGAGAATGACGCTTTATAGATTTGGGAACACTTCAAGCAGTTCTTTGTGGTATGAATTAGCTTACTCTGAAGCCAAAGGAAGAATCAGAAGAGGTGATAGGACATGGCAGATTGCTTTCGGGTCAGGATTTAAGTGCAATAGTGCAGTTTGGAAGGCATTGAAGACCATCAATCCAGCTAAGGAGAAAAGCCCTTGGATTGATGAGATTGATGAGTTTCCTGTTCATGTGCCTGGGGTGGCAAATATTGCTTCTTCTTATAAATCCTAA